In one Trichlorobacter lovleyi SZ genomic region, the following are encoded:
- a CDS encoding chemotaxis protein CheW, translating to MSTTALVKSGDVTTSGDQLIQLVSFMLSNEEYGVEVLKVREIIRMPGITKMPNTPHYVEGIINLRGKVIPIISMRKRFGLAESDYDSHTRIMVMDVAGGLTGFIVDAVSEVIRIHSSEIQPPPTMVSGNIDQEFITGVFNHADRLLIIMDVDRMFSPQEREYFGSVGE from the coding sequence ATGTCAACCACAGCCCTGGTAAAAAGCGGAGATGTCACCACAAGCGGAGACCAGCTGATTCAGTTGGTCAGTTTCATGCTCAGCAACGAAGAATACGGTGTTGAAGTGCTGAAGGTGCGGGAGATTATCCGTATGCCCGGCATCACCAAGATGCCCAACACACCTCACTATGTTGAGGGGATTATCAACCTGCGGGGCAAGGTGATTCCGATTATCTCAATGCGTAAGCGTTTTGGCCTGGCTGAGTCGGACTATGACAGCCACACCCGCATTATGGTTATGGATGTTGCCGGCGGCCTGACCGGTTTCATTGTGGATGCGGTTTCCGAGGTAATCAGGATCCATTCCAGCGAGATCCAGCCTCCTCCCACCATGGTCTCCGGCAATATTGATCAGGAGTTCATTACCGGTGTGTTCAACCATGCTGATCGTCTGTTGATCATCATGGATGTGGACCGGATGTTCTCACCGCAGGAACGGGAGTACTTCGGCAGTGTAGGGGAGTAG
- a CDS encoding response regulator has product MARILLIDDDPQVRTVLKGFLQIGGHRVIEAENGRQGQRRLLDEQVDLVITDIVMPESDGFEVIMSSARKDSSLKIIAITGGSPNLTQQTLLTIAQRMPVSKVLAKPVTCEVLLTAVQDALAATAPQQLL; this is encoded by the coding sequence ATGGCACGAATTCTCCTGATTGATGATGACCCCCAGGTTCGCACGGTCTTGAAAGGTTTTCTGCAGATCGGCGGACACCGGGTGATTGAAGCGGAAAATGGCAGACAGGGTCAAAGGCGGCTTCTGGATGAACAGGTTGATCTGGTGATAACCGACATCGTCATGCCGGAATCCGACGGCTTTGAGGTGATCATGTCCAGCGCACGTAAGGATTCTTCCCTGAAAATCATTGCCATAACCGGTGGTTCTCCCAACCTGACACAACAGACCTTGCTGACAATCGCTCAAAGGATGCCGGTCAGCAAGGTATTGGCAAAGCCGGTCACCTGTGAAGTACTCCTGACGGCCGTTCAGGACGCCCTGGCAGCCACTGCCCCGCAACAACTACTCTAA
- a CDS encoding methyl-accepting chemotaxis protein, with protein sequence MGLFGGPSKQELLDKDNEIKKLTQMLDNVDNVVMLCDTTNDNKIFYMNRKAKELLQQHRSELNSGLRGADVGNAFGNSIHQFHKDPARIRSIFADPRSKMPHAADIPIGGVTLQTKAYPIWDPSDSSKLLCFMACWSDITAERTIKEQQYKDIERKNYLEERIHQIATAMEEMSMTVNEVAGNTTNAADSASQVADSAHEGQRVVNQAVKGMQQVAEVVRSSAQIVGNLGATSEKIGEIVNVINEIADQTNLLALNAAIEAARAGEMGRGFAVVADEVRRLAERTMTSTKQIGSMVAEIQSNTQKAVASIEDGKAEAEKGEQLSHQAEASLIAIVDSVENIKNLISQIATASEEQAATATVIAGNLEEISRAG encoded by the coding sequence ATGGGACTTTTCGGCGGACCGAGCAAGCAGGAGCTACTGGACAAGGACAATGAAATCAAGAAGCTGACGCAGATGCTGGACAACGTTGATAACGTGGTCATGCTCTGTGACACCACCAATGACAACAAGATCTTTTATATGAATCGCAAGGCAAAGGAGCTGCTGCAACAACACCGTTCCGAGCTGAACAGCGGCCTGCGCGGCGCTGATGTGGGTAATGCCTTTGGCAATTCGATCCACCAGTTCCACAAAGACCCGGCCCGTATCCGCAGTATCTTTGCCGATCCGCGTAGCAAAATGCCCCACGCTGCCGATATCCCGATCGGTGGCGTCACCCTGCAGACCAAGGCATATCCGATCTGGGATCCCAGCGACAGCAGCAAACTGCTCTGTTTCATGGCCTGCTGGAGTGACATTACCGCCGAGCGTACCATCAAGGAACAGCAGTACAAGGATATTGAGCGCAAGAATTATCTGGAGGAACGGATCCACCAGATCGCCACTGCCATGGAAGAGATGAGCATGACCGTCAACGAGGTGGCAGGCAACACCACCAATGCCGCTGATTCAGCCAGCCAGGTGGCTGACAGCGCCCATGAAGGTCAACGGGTGGTCAACCAGGCGGTCAAGGGGATGCAGCAGGTGGCGGAAGTGGTTCGCTCGTCAGCCCAGATCGTGGGTAACCTGGGCGCAACCTCCGAAAAGATCGGTGAGATCGTTAATGTCATCAATGAAATTGCCGACCAGACCAACCTGCTGGCCTTGAACGCCGCCATCGAGGCTGCCCGGGCCGGCGAGATGGGTCGCGGCTTTGCCGTGGTTGCCGACGAGGTCCGCAGGCTGGCGGAACGGACCATGACCTCCACCAAACAGATCGGTTCCATGGTGGCAGAGATCCAGTCCAACACCCAGAAGGCGGTTGCCTCCATCGAAGATGGCAAGGCAGAGGCTGAAAAGGGAGAACAGCTCTCCCATCAGGCAGAGGCATCCCTGATCGCCATAGTTGATTCGGTTGAGAACATCAAAAACCTGATTTCTCAGATCGCAACCGCCTCTGAAGAACAGGCGGCAACAGCCACCGTAATTGCCGGCAACCTGGAAGAGATCTCCCGGGCAGGTTAA
- a CDS encoding sigma-54-dependent transcriptional regulator, with product MLTETILIIDDESFIRENVQRILSEDGYRVLEASNGSEALELVGSNEVDLALLDLNLGPENGLDLLGALKEANPDLLVIIITGYGSVETAVDALKLGAFDYMKKPFKADALRVIVKLALQTQELKREVRGLRRSGALGLDVPLLGESPCFRQVLDQVREVARIPTATVLITGESGTGKELVARAIHSLSDRKEHPFVAVNCASIPTELMESELFGHEKGAFTGAASRKTGLFEEAHNGTIFLDEIGDMYASLQAKLLRVLQERTVRRVGGSKDLPVDLRVIAATNRDLRQRIHIGTFREDLFYRLNVVPLHLPPLRERGTDILLLAKYFLSHFSQAFGKSFKGIEPAAEQMLLSYPWPGNIRELRNIIERICIMAHGPLLLPSHLPPELHQHPVRQTSSITDDNLLQGLEISVANYEKQLVVSALERADGNVVKASLILKIPRGTLRYKMEKYGL from the coding sequence ATGCTTACAGAAACCATTCTCATAATAGATGATGAATCATTTATACGGGAGAACGTTCAGCGGATTCTGAGCGAGGACGGATACCGTGTGCTTGAGGCATCCAACGGCTCAGAAGCACTTGAGCTGGTGGGCAGCAATGAGGTTGACCTGGCCCTGCTGGACCTGAACCTGGGGCCCGAAAATGGTCTTGATCTGCTGGGAGCGCTGAAGGAGGCCAACCCGGATCTGCTGGTAATTATTATCACCGGTTACGGCTCGGTTGAAACTGCCGTTGATGCCCTCAAGCTGGGGGCTTTTGACTACATGAAGAAACCGTTCAAGGCCGATGCCCTGCGGGTGATTGTCAAGCTGGCCCTGCAAACCCAGGAACTGAAGCGGGAGGTCCGCGGCCTGCGGCGTTCGGGCGCACTGGGGCTTGATGTGCCGTTACTGGGAGAAAGTCCCTGCTTCCGGCAGGTACTGGATCAGGTGCGGGAGGTGGCCAGAATCCCGACCGCCACCGTGCTGATCACCGGCGAATCAGGCACCGGCAAAGAGCTGGTGGCCCGGGCGATCCATTCCCTGTCAGATCGCAAGGAACACCCCTTTGTGGCGGTCAACTGCGCCTCCATCCCCACTGAACTGATGGAGAGTGAGCTGTTTGGCCACGAAAAAGGGGCCTTTACCGGTGCAGCATCCCGCAAGACCGGGCTGTTTGAAGAGGCCCACAACGGCACCATCTTCCTGGATGAAATCGGAGACATGTACGCCAGCCTGCAGGCCAAACTGCTGCGCGTTTTGCAGGAACGCACCGTCCGCCGGGTGGGTGGTTCCAAGGATCTGCCGGTTGATCTGCGGGTGATTGCCGCCACCAATCGCGATCTGCGGCAACGGATTCATATCGGCACCTTCCGGGAAGATCTGTTCTACCGCCTCAACGTAGTACCGCTACACCTGCCTCCCCTGCGTGAACGGGGCACTGATATCCTGCTGCTGGCCAAATATTTCCTTTCCCACTTCAGTCAGGCCTTTGGCAAATCGTTCAAAGGGATTGAACCTGCTGCAGAACAGATGCTGCTCAGCTACCCCTGGCCGGGTAACATCAGAGAACTGCGCAACATCATCGAGCGGATCTGCATCATGGCCCACGGGCCTCTGCTGCTGCCGTCCCATCTACCGCCTGAACTCCACCAGCATCCAGTCCGGCAAACCTCAAGCATCACAGACGACAATCTGCTACAAGGACTTGAAATCAGTGTGGCCAACTATGAAAAACAGCTGGTTGTATCGGCACTGGAACGGGCTGACGGAAACGTGGTCAAGGCCTCTTTAATTCTCAAGATCCCCCGGGGAACCCTGCGTTACAAGATGGAGAAATACGGGCTGTAA
- a CDS encoding UbiD family decarboxylase produces MGYRNLQDCVEDLERHGMLRRIDTPVDPCLEAGMIQRRVYQAGGPALLFTRVTGSAFPMLGNLFGTLERTRFIFRDTLRTIDTLVKLKINPFLALKEPARLLGAPLGALHLLPKTVSADQAPSLSCRTTLSRLPQLVSWPKDGGAFITLPQVYSEDPARPGFGKSNLGMYRVQISGNQYQPDKQAGLHYQIHRGIGVHHQEAIKRGERLKVNVFAGGAPSMSVAAVMPLPEGMPELSFAGLLGGHRIAMARVPGCLPVPAEADFCIVGSIDPHATLPEGPFGDHLGYYSLTHPFPFIEVEAVYHRPDAIWPFTTVGRPPQEDTSFGAFIHELTGDLIPAVLPGIKAVHAVDAAGVHPLLLAIGTERYTPYDGVTRPLELLTQANAVLGQGQLSLAKYLLIAAEQDNPELDIHDIGAMFRHLLERVDWRRDLHFQTATTIDTLDYSGGGFNSGSKLVVAAAGPVRRCLLTELPGDIPVPSGWSDPALALPGVLVLQGSAPVPDNGEPDQAIQALCSFWEQRALPDGIVLVVIADDSAFCSRSLDNFLWVTFTRSNPAADIYGVGAATRQRHWGCSGPLVIDARRKPFHAPPLEEDSAVEKRIEELASAGGPLYGLF; encoded by the coding sequence ATGGGATACAGAAATCTTCAGGACTGTGTTGAGGATCTGGAGCGTCATGGCATGCTGCGCCGGATTGATACTCCGGTTGATCCGTGTCTGGAGGCCGGTATGATCCAGCGCCGGGTCTATCAGGCCGGTGGCCCGGCGCTTTTGTTTACCCGGGTGACCGGTTCTGCCTTTCCAATGCTGGGTAACCTGTTCGGGACTCTGGAACGGACCCGCTTTATCTTCCGCGATACCTTGCGGACCATTGATACCCTGGTGAAACTGAAGATTAATCCGTTTCTGGCATTGAAAGAACCGGCCAGGCTGCTGGGGGCGCCGTTGGGTGCCCTGCATCTGCTGCCGAAAACGGTTTCAGCGGATCAGGCACCTTCTTTAAGCTGCAGAACAACGCTTTCCAGGCTGCCCCAACTGGTCTCATGGCCCAAGGATGGCGGCGCCTTTATCACCCTGCCGCAGGTCTACAGTGAAGATCCGGCCAGGCCCGGCTTTGGCAAGTCCAATCTGGGGATGTACCGGGTACAGATCTCCGGCAATCAGTATCAGCCGGACAAACAGGCCGGTCTGCACTATCAGATTCATCGCGGTATCGGTGTACATCATCAGGAAGCGATCAAGCGTGGTGAACGTCTGAAGGTGAATGTGTTTGCGGGAGGCGCACCATCCATGTCTGTGGCAGCGGTCATGCCGTTACCGGAGGGGATGCCGGAGCTCTCCTTTGCCGGTCTGCTGGGCGGACACCGGATCGCCATGGCCCGGGTTCCCGGTTGCCTGCCGGTCCCTGCTGAGGCTGATTTCTGTATTGTCGGCTCCATTGATCCCCATGCCACCCTGCCGGAAGGCCCCTTTGGCGATCATCTGGGCTATTACAGCCTGACCCACCCGTTTCCTTTTATTGAGGTTGAGGCGGTCTATCATAGGCCTGATGCGATCTGGCCTTTTACCACGGTGGGGCGGCCGCCCCAGGAAGATACCTCCTTTGGTGCCTTTATCCATGAACTGACCGGCGACCTGATCCCCGCGGTGCTGCCCGGCATCAAGGCGGTGCATGCCGTGGATGCCGCCGGGGTGCATCCGCTGCTGCTGGCCATCGGCACTGAGCGGTATACCCCCTATGACGGGGTGACCCGCCCGCTGGAACTGTTGACCCAGGCCAATGCCGTTCTGGGGCAGGGGCAGCTTTCGCTGGCCAAGTACCTGTTGATCGCTGCTGAACAGGATAACCCTGAACTGGATATTCATGACATAGGCGCCATGTTCAGGCATCTGCTGGAACGGGTGGACTGGCGGCGTGACCTGCACTTTCAGACCGCCACCACCATTGATACCCTGGATTATTCCGGTGGCGGCTTCAACAGCGGTTCCAAGCTGGTTGTGGCTGCCGCAGGTCCGGTCAGGCGTTGTTTGCTGACTGAGCTCCCGGGCGATATCCCTGTGCCGTCCGGTTGGTCAGATCCGGCCCTGGCTCTGCCCGGTGTGTTGGTGCTGCAGGGCAGTGCCCCGGTTCCGGACAATGGTGAGCCTGATCAGGCAATTCAGGCACTTTGCAGCTTCTGGGAACAACGGGCTCTGCCCGATGGTATCGTCCTGGTGGTGATTGCCGATGACAGTGCGTTCTGCAGCCGGTCTCTGGATAACTTTCTGTGGGTTACCTTTACCCGCTCCAACCCTGCTGCAGATATCTACGGTGTCGGGGCTGCAACCCGTCAGCGGCACTGGGGCTGTAGCGGGCCGCTGGTGATTGACGCACGCCGGAAACCGTTTCATGCCCCGCCTCTGGAGGAGGATTCGGCTGTTGAAAAGCGGATTGAAGAGCTGGCTTCTGCAGGGGGGCCGCTTTACGGCCTGTTTTAG
- a CDS encoding PAS domain-containing sensor histidine kinase has translation MIRPTIFRKFLIASLLLALLPLLVASIFQFSGLEQVRDRLALEISNSAEQQAAEGLQMRARQVADSISDYLYRREDDLRFLSRFAADRQVLLSFWQQQRSEVWERRAVTAHQVREVREQLPIYRSFALIDATGQERMVLKDGRFLAPSELHNVAKPATTEFKSETYFNEIKQLQPGQIHVTHLTGFHVSKQQQLAGASEPEQALGSRYEGVVRFGMPLYGPDGRFNGAFVISMDHRHLMEFSQHIDPGPHFVTAFPSYKSGNYAFLFDDEGWIITHPKLWDIRGVDRQGRLVPPYTASSSPQNVEAGTIPFNLDHAGFIHPNYPKASALVRKQQSGVVELTNVGGARKIMAYAPILYNTGPYKKHGIFGGITIGYQVDQFQQQASAGSQLITSKLKEHRQKSALFISLAALVAALAAWLLARGITRPLQHLSEGARRLANGETGSRVVVKGSDELAELALAFNAMVAELEQRKANLVATLEQLQESRQAILDERNFKESILESISSAITTFAPDGTLTSRNSSVECFLGQSWPLGSHYATVFAGWENIPARIGRAFSEGSGYGREPLKIEQDGRIRHFDVGIFPIGEHAERGLTVTLRDETIREDLREETVRLERLASLGKLAAGISHEIRNPLTGISLLLDDLHDRAQLGDKDREMLTKAMAEIERMERLISALLTFAAPPRSRFAPGDPGEAAEDVVMLMQRSCQRQGIVLSLERSPLPTCLIDAEKIRQALLNLLKNALEALPLGGMITTTISRDDHDALITVSDSGHGIPPQDLPLIFEPFFTRKGAGTGLGLSITRQIVEEHGGSISVDSEPGHSTTFRIRLPLLQALPDVVST, from the coding sequence ATGATCAGACCGACTATCTTCAGAAAATTTCTGATCGCCTCGCTGCTGCTGGCACTGCTGCCGCTTTTGGTTGCCTCGATTTTCCAGTTTTCAGGACTTGAGCAGGTTCGGGACCGGCTGGCGCTGGAAATCAGCAACAGTGCAGAACAGCAGGCTGCTGAGGGATTGCAGATGCGGGCCCGTCAGGTGGCCGACAGCATTAGCGACTACCTGTATCGTCGCGAAGATGACCTGCGTTTTTTAAGCCGTTTTGCCGCTGACCGGCAGGTACTGCTATCCTTTTGGCAACAGCAGCGCAGCGAGGTCTGGGAACGGCGTGCCGTTACAGCACACCAGGTCCGTGAGGTACGGGAACAGCTGCCGATCTACCGCTCTTTTGCTCTGATAGATGCAACAGGCCAGGAGCGGATGGTGCTGAAAGATGGCCGTTTTCTGGCGCCTTCAGAGCTGCACAACGTTGCAAAACCAGCAACTACTGAATTTAAAAGCGAAACCTACTTTAATGAAATCAAACAACTGCAGCCGGGACAAATCCATGTCACCCACCTGACCGGTTTCCATGTCAGCAAACAGCAGCAGCTGGCCGGAGCCTCTGAACCCGAACAGGCACTGGGCAGCCGCTATGAGGGGGTAGTCCGTTTCGGCATGCCGCTGTATGGGCCGGATGGACGCTTTAATGGGGCCTTTGTCATCTCCATGGATCACCGCCATCTGATGGAATTCAGCCAGCACATTGATCCCGGCCCCCATTTTGTAACCGCCTTCCCCTCCTACAAAAGCGGTAACTATGCCTTTTTGTTTGATGATGAAGGCTGGATCATTACCCATCCCAAGCTGTGGGATATCCGTGGTGTCGACCGGCAGGGCCGTCTGGTGCCGCCTTACACCGCCAGCTCATCCCCCCAGAATGTTGAGGCCGGCACCATTCCGTTCAATCTTGATCACGCCGGTTTTATCCACCCCAACTACCCCAAGGCCTCAGCATTGGTCAGGAAACAGCAAAGCGGTGTGGTTGAACTGACCAATGTGGGCGGTGCCCGCAAGATCATGGCCTATGCCCCGATCCTCTACAACACCGGCCCGTATAAAAAACACGGCATCTTTGGCGGTATCACCATCGGCTACCAGGTTGACCAGTTTCAGCAACAGGCCAGTGCCGGTAGTCAGCTCATAACCAGCAAACTGAAGGAACACCGTCAGAAAAGTGCCCTGTTCATCTCACTGGCAGCCTTGGTTGCAGCGCTGGCGGCCTGGCTGCTGGCACGGGGCATCACCCGGCCGCTGCAGCATCTCAGTGAAGGTGCCCGCCGCCTGGCCAACGGGGAAACCGGTAGTCGTGTCGTGGTGAAGGGCAGTGACGAGCTGGCAGAACTGGCACTGGCCTTCAACGCCATGGTGGCAGAGCTGGAACAGCGCAAGGCCAATCTCGTTGCAACCCTGGAGCAGCTGCAGGAATCCCGGCAGGCCATTCTGGATGAACGGAACTTCAAGGAAAGCATCCTGGAGAGTATCTCAAGTGCCATCACCACCTTTGCGCCCGACGGCACCCTCACCTCACGCAACAGTTCGGTCGAGTGTTTTCTGGGACAGAGCTGGCCGCTTGGCAGCCATTACGCCACTGTTTTTGCCGGTTGGGAAAATATCCCCGCCAGAATCGGCCGCGCCTTCAGTGAAGGTAGCGGCTATGGCCGTGAACCGCTCAAGATAGAGCAGGATGGCAGGATCCGGCATTTTGATGTGGGCATCTTCCCGATTGGTGAACATGCAGAACGCGGGCTGACCGTAACCCTGCGGGATGAGACCATCCGGGAGGATTTGCGGGAAGAGACGGTCCGGCTTGAGCGGCTGGCCTCACTGGGAAAACTTGCAGCCGGCATCTCCCATGAGATCCGTAATCCTCTGACCGGCATCTCGTTACTGCTGGATGACCTGCATGACCGGGCCCAGCTGGGTGACAAGGACCGCGAGATGCTGACCAAGGCCATGGCAGAAATCGAACGGATGGAACGGCTGATCTCGGCTCTGTTGACCTTTGCTGCCCCGCCCCGTTCACGCTTTGCACCGGGCGACCCGGGTGAAGCTGCCGAAGATGTGGTGATGCTGATGCAACGTTCCTGTCAACGGCAGGGGATTGTCCTGAGCCTTGAACGAAGCCCGCTGCCAACCTGCCTGATTGATGCAGAAAAAATCCGTCAGGCCCTGCTGAACCTCTTGAAAAACGCCCTGGAGGCCCTGCCGCTGGGGGGAATGATCACCACGACCATCAGCCGCGATGATCACGATGCACTGATTACGGTGAGCGATTCCGGACACGGTATTCCGCCCCAGGATCTGCCATTGATCTTTGAGCCGTTCTTTACCCGTAAAGGGGCCGGCACCGGGCTTGGACTCTCCATCACCCGCCAGATTGTTGAGGAGCATGGCGGCAGCATCAGCGTGGACTCTGAACCGGGCCACAGCACCACCTTCAGGATCCGCCTGCCGCTGCTGCAGGCGCTTCCCGATGTTGTTTCAACATGA
- a CDS encoding two-component system sensor histidine kinase NtrB, which yields MKQIFKSISGLKSMFTLFLGRFLPLALFTLLAGGAIFLLERSSHLDLLYKFGKIQSIDERSPLTIALQQHQLVTISAVTLLALLIAAPIAWMRALKQRNDLIVEHQNRENLRSIKLLLDSTIEGIYGTDEEGRCILANRSCARLLGYSAPELLLGKNMHQLMHHSHADGTAYPETECRAHRLITTGVAPALVTDEVFWRQDGSAFPVSYSVHPIQEQDRIIGMVCTFVDISERRQLEDQLRHAQKMEAAGQLAGGIAHDFNNILQIISGNTQILQYDLKQTNPDPPQLLEILKAVERGTALTRSMLAFSRKQTINSIPLELNQLVKDSQLLAQKLLQKNTTLQLDLAETALIITADEVLLQQVLFNLITNARDAMPTGGTITIATAERLLDEQSTGGAKDRVPGTYAVLMVQDTGQGIPEEIRQKIFEPFFTTKEVGKGTGLGLAMVYGTVKQHGGFVQVESKAGLGSCFSVFLPAVAACLMPNRNGTPESIKDFSHGTNSPD from the coding sequence GTGAAACAGATTTTCAAAAGCATATCCGGCCTTAAATCCATGTTCACCCTCTTTCTGGGGCGTTTTCTGCCGCTTGCACTGTTTACGCTGCTGGCCGGCGGGGCAATTTTTTTACTCGAACGGAGCAGCCACCTTGATCTGCTCTACAAGTTCGGCAAAATCCAGTCCATTGACGAACGTTCCCCTTTAACCATTGCCCTCCAGCAACACCAGCTTGTCACCATTTCAGCGGTCACACTGCTGGCACTCCTGATTGCCGCTCCGATTGCCTGGATGCGAGCCTTAAAGCAGCGTAACGACCTGATTGTTGAACATCAGAACCGGGAGAACCTGCGCAGCATCAAGCTGCTGCTTGATTCAACCATTGAAGGGATCTACGGCACTGATGAAGAGGGGCGCTGCATCCTGGCCAACCGCTCCTGCGCCCGCCTGCTGGGCTACAGTGCGCCGGAGCTGCTGCTGGGAAAAAATATGCATCAGCTGATGCACCACAGCCATGCCGATGGCACTGCATACCCTGAAACAGAATGCAGGGCACACCGTTTGATTACCACCGGGGTAGCACCGGCACTGGTCACTGATGAGGTCTTCTGGCGGCAGGATGGCAGCGCTTTTCCGGTTTCCTACAGTGTCCATCCGATTCAGGAACAGGACCGGATTATCGGCATGGTCTGCACCTTTGTTGATATCTCTGAACGCCGTCAGTTAGAGGACCAGTTGCGTCACGCACAGAAGATGGAGGCTGCCGGTCAGCTGGCCGGTGGCATTGCCCATGACTTCAACAATATCCTGCAGATCATCTCGGGTAACACTCAGATCCTGCAGTACGACCTAAAACAAACCAATCCTGATCCCCCGCAGCTGCTGGAAATTCTTAAGGCCGTTGAACGGGGTACCGCCCTTACCCGCAGTATGCTCGCCTTCAGCCGCAAACAGACCATCAACAGCATCCCGCTGGAATTAAATCAGCTGGTCAAAGATTCGCAACTTCTGGCCCAGAAATTGCTGCAGAAAAACACGACTCTGCAGCTGGATCTGGCTGAAACAGCGCTGATCATCACAGCGGATGAAGTCTTGTTGCAGCAGGTGCTGTTCAACCTGATCACCAATGCACGGGATGCCATGCCGACCGGCGGCACCATAACAATTGCCACGGCTGAACGCTTGCTTGACGAGCAGAGTACTGGCGGGGCCAAGGACAGAGTACCGGGAACCTATGCGGTCCTGATGGTGCAGGACACGGGTCAGGGTATCCCTGAAGAAATCAGACAGAAGATCTTTGAACCGTTTTTCACCACCAAAGAAGTGGGTAAAGGCACCGGATTGGGCCTGGCCATGGTCTACGGCACCGTCAAACAGCATGGCGGATTTGTGCAGGTTGAGTCAAAAGCAGGTCTGGGCAGCTGTTTTTCAGTGTTTCTTCCGGCTGTTGCGGCCTGCCTGATGCCGAATCGAAACGGTACTCCAGAAAGCATCAAGGATTTTTCCCATGGCACGAATTCTCCTGATTGA
- a CDS encoding metal ABC transporter solute-binding protein, Zn/Mn family, which yields MFHRVLLLLVTLAVSGLLFTGCRTQKTESNQPARPIVITTLFPLYDFARTIAGDRMEVQLLLPPGVEPHHFEPKPDDLARIHRAALFVYIGPFMEPWADKVIQGVDRTKVRVVAAASGVALLPAVAHTGKEQHHHDHDHDHQAEAYDPHVWLDFPADQAMVAKILEALIAADPAGAEQYRRRAAELTGQLTALDARYKAGLSSCGSRVLLHGGHAAFGYLANRYNLNYQAAAGVTAELEATPRRLAELVQQVRRYNVKAIYSEELVSPRVARTIAGETGATVLKLHGAHNVAKEDLERGVTFITLMDENLKNLQVGLSCRN from the coding sequence ATGTTTCATCGCGTACTGTTACTGCTGGTCACACTTGCCGTTTCGGGGCTGCTTTTCACGGGCTGCCGGACACAGAAAACAGAAAGTAATCAGCCTGCACGGCCGATCGTGATAACCACGCTGTTTCCTTTGTACGATTTTGCCCGTACCATCGCGGGTGACCGGATGGAGGTTCAGCTGTTGCTCCCCCCCGGTGTCGAACCGCATCATTTTGAGCCGAAACCGGATGATCTGGCCCGCATCCACCGGGCTGCCCTGTTTGTCTATATCGGTCCCTTTATGGAGCCGTGGGCAGACAAGGTCATACAGGGGGTTGATCGCACAAAAGTCCGGGTCGTTGCGGCCGCATCCGGCGTGGCACTGTTACCTGCAGTTGCCCACACCGGTAAGGAACAGCATCACCACGACCACGATCACGACCATCAGGCTGAAGCCTATGATCCCCATGTCTGGCTTGATTTTCCGGCTGATCAGGCCATGGTTGCCAAGATACTTGAGGCGCTGATTGCTGCAGATCCTGCCGGTGCTGAGCAGTATCGCCGCCGGGCAGCAGAGCTGACAGGGCAACTGACAGCCCTTGATGCACGCTATAAGGCCGGGCTTTCAAGCTGTGGCAGCAGGGTGCTGCTGCATGGCGGTCATGCTGCCTTTGGCTATCTTGCCAACCGCTATAATCTGAACTATCAGGCTGCAGCCGGGGTTACGGCCGAACTGGAGGCGACTCCGCGCCGCCTGGCAGAGCTGGTGCAACAGGTGCGCAGGTACAACGTAAAGGCGATCTATTCCGAAGAACTGGTCTCTCCCCGCGTGGCACGGACCATTGCCGGAGAAACCGGTGCAACGGTGTTGAAACTGCATGGTGCCCATAACGTGGCAAAAGAGGATCTGGAGCGGGGTGTCACCTTCATCACGCTGATGGATGAAAACCTGAAGAACCTGCAGGTTGGACTTTCATGCAGGAACTGA